The Arctopsyche grandis isolate Sample6627 chromosome 7, ASM5162203v2, whole genome shotgun sequence genome includes a window with the following:
- the LOC143914079 gene encoding uncharacterized protein LOC143914079, with amino-acid sequence MSKALYLLLIACGYFDKVHVLPVNDPYQLDSSVEVAENPFAEKFKIDYESDGGVDYDSERYHLEKEKGDNGYKFFDGLKKGKLGEHAANNQQGYYDSDGSRKTGRVNNSQYYKDKNGVSRAVKGENVDVKSSFSKGSKTTGFHNVHHKEEYKKNKQFYDEAHKSGSYQRYGDFGAVLLAAAGAGEKGNSYDNQHKHYDYGKHGNNEYGSLYDTLKEYGAGNGYAGYYNNNSKSGKNGGASHDQSFR; translated from the coding sequence ATGTCTAAagctttatatttattgttgatAGCCTGCGGTTACTTCGATAAAGTACATGTTTTACCGGTAAACGACCCGTATCAATTGGACAGTAGCGTGGAGGTTGCTGAAAATCCTTTTGCTGAAAAATTCAAGATCGATTACGAAAGCGATGGCGGTGTTGATTACGACTCGGAACGTTACCATTTGGAAAAGGAAAAAGGTGATAATGGATACAAATTTTTCGATGGCTTGAAAAAAGGAAAACTGGGTGAACATGCCGCAAATAATCAGCAAGGATATTACGATAGCGACGGATCGCGAAAAACGGGTCGAGTGAATAATTCACAATATTACAAAGATAAAAACGGAGTGAGCAGGGCAGTTAAAGGTGAAAATGTCGACGTTAAAAGTAGTTTTAGCAAAGGCAGTAAAACCACAGGATTTCATAACGTGCACCACAAAGAAGAatacaagaaaaataaacaattctatGACGAAGCCCACAAGAGTGGATCTTACCAAAGATATGGAGATTTTGGAGCAGTGCTTTTAGCGGCAGCTGGTGCTGGAGAAAAGGGAAATTCTTACGATAACCAACATAAGCATTACGATTATGGGAAACATGGGAACAACGAGTATGGATCATTATACGACACGCTTAAGGAATATGGTGCCGGAAACGGATATGCtggatattataataataattcaaagagTGGTAAAAATGGTGGAGCTAGTCATGATCAAAGTTTTCGATaa